A section of the Cottoperca gobio chromosome 17, fCotGob3.1, whole genome shotgun sequence genome encodes:
- the LOC115022044 gene encoding zinc finger protein 773-like has protein sequence MSRLENVKVFVSQRLTAAVEEIIGHLEVTITEFEKEMEFRHRKMLDTVLKPEDKLQTEVFSEEGQHQLVIKEEWQEWSPSLDPEPPRIKEEQEGFWSSQEGRSQLQGLQEEDTEFPSTTFIVKSVDDKEKAQFSQLHQRHSEDREAEPQPSSSAEQMKTEAAGEDCGAPEPHKVSVSGFTCLSGADDKIPHSPEAVTKDSGEDSKEARKPPTDLNTMNNKVSVSDLGRYTGVKSFSCSKCGKRFGQKHHLHTHMRCHTGEKPFSCSLCGKRFTQKGNLTQHLTVHTREKPCSCPVCGERFAQKGNLTQHMTVHTREKLVGERWTKGF, from the exons ATGTCGAGACTCGAGAATGTGAAAGTCTTCGTCTCCCAGCGGCTAACTGCGGCTGTCGAGGAGATCATCGGGCACCTGGAGGTAACGATAACCGAGTTTGAAAAGGAGATGGAGTTCCGCCACCGTAAGATGCTGGATACGGTTTTAAAACCTGAAGACAAGCTGCAGACAGAAG TGTTTTCTGAAGAAGGCCAGCATCAGTTGGTGATAAAAGAAGAGTGGCAGGAGTGGAGCCCCAGCCTGGACCCGGAGCCCCCACGTATTAAAGAGGAACAGGAGGGTTTCTGGAGCAGCCAGGAGGGCAGGAGCCAGCTGCAAGGACTGCAGGAGGAGGATACAGAGTTCCCATCCActacttttattgtgaagagtGTAGATGATAAAGAGAAAGCTCAGTTCTCACAGCTTCATCAAAGacacagtgaggacagagaggcagagccTCAGCCCAGCAGCTCAGCTGAGCAGATGAAAACAGAAGCTGCTGGAGAAGACTGTGGAGCACCAGAACCACACAAGGTCTCAGTGTCTGGGTTTACATGTCTATCTGGAGCTGATGACAAGATTCCACACTCTCCTGAAGCTGTGACTAAAGACAGTGGGGAAGATTCGAAGGAGGCCAGGAAACCTCCGACAGATTTAAATACTATGAACAATAAAGTTAGTGTAAGTGATTTGGGACGTTATACTGGAGTTAAATCTTTTAGCTGCTCAAAATGTGGCAAAAGATTTGGCCAGAAACaccatctccacacacacatgagatgCCATACTGGAGAGAAACCCTTTAGCTGTTCTCTTTGTGGTAAAAGATTTACTCAGAAAGGAAACCTGACACAACACTTGACCGTGCACACGAGGGAGAAACCATGCAGCTGTCCTGTTTGTGGTGAAAGATTTGCACAAAAAGGAAACCTGACACAACACATGACCGTCCACACGAGGGAGAAACTTGTTGGTGAGAGATGGACAAAAGGCTTCTGA
- the tgs1 gene encoding trimethylguanosine synthase, giving the protein MMLERSTVTVVADIFFSRRLSSEEEEEERIHCRCSRAYVQDRELYRSDNRLLSFDQADTVVQEADDEEEAEEEAEVEEGVLDEEAQLMLNMGLPLAFVSSTKRRRAGRRSNRKSATYCAESAEEEGDDLQVDNKAEVCDPREEGTGGTQAAGWETYWAQQGEALLWSSWLEKHPDTDQGAVTALWEDPHTKDVWDQHATETYYSYWEQYSYWSAQGWTADQSVCNGNTGGEAAAGEVGGGIETDPEEWRDGQTGSESQQSAEEVKALHDDVEVLNDEFGQSCTLEAGGRSVSDSEPHTQQQPSDGGNGHKRPASSSQLNTAEHKDSQQPPGCPDRQHGSRNNMSNREDDDDEDKPPGGESAKVKSSHELDVEESPNLTAEEAWRELGLKHNPEPVFDSVFSFKGSAGQKRQRRWCSKGAVRSINKHSWFSEASGDNTQPHISTSLSKVKNFLEKNRRETQMSPCEQGEVGGGSTQEPEDKPPQEEDQRRRNTLTEEGNEEAVEEEFRSSLDSQAAINSTTVAVEGERGREEQPGRPLTGLEIPDFLVSDAPEGNNELNVKRGKKPKAKKSKRWRKQQVPAEMAAEPQLAKYWAQRYRLFSRFDEGIRLDREGWFSVTPERIAEHIALRVEQSFPDSQLIIDAFCGVGGNAIQFALTGKRVLAIDIDPVRLDLARHNATVYNVTDRIDFLQGDFLQLAPRLRGDVVFLSPPWGGPDYLTAEVFDIQTMMQPDGFQIFCLAKLISDNIVYFLPRNADVDQIASLAGSGGKVEVEQNFLNNKLKTVTAYFGSLINSDSL; this is encoded by the exons ATGATGCTGGAGAGGAGCACGGTGACGGTGGTGGCGGATATCTTCTTCAGCAGGAGACTCTcatcggaggaggaggaggaggagagaattCACTGTCGCTGCTCCAGAGCCTATGTGCA GGATCGGGAGCTGTACCGCTCTGACAACAGATTGCTCTCATTTGATCAGGCGGACACTGTGGTCCAAG AagcagatgatgaagaggaagcagaagaggaggctgaggtggaggagggggttTTGGATGAAGAGGCTCAGCTGATGTTGAACATGGGTCTGCCCCTGGCCTTCGTAAGCTCTACTAAACGGAGGAGAGCG GGGAGGAGATCCAACAGGAAATCTGCCACATACTGTGCAGAGTCGGctgaagaggagggagatgatCTACAGGTTGACAACAAAG CTGAAGTGTGTGATCCACGAGAGGAAGGAACAGGAGGGACCCAAGCTGCCGGCTGGGAAACATACTGGG CTCAACAGGGTGAAGCTCTGCTGTGGAGCAGCTGGCTGGAGAAACATCCAGACACTGACCAAGGAGCAGTGACTGCTCTTTGGGAGGACCCACACACAAAAGATGTCTGGGACCAACATGCCACAGAGACCTACTACTCCTACTGGGAACAGTACTCATACTGGTCAGCTCAGGGTTGGACCGCCGACCAGTCTGTCTGTAATGGGAACACTGGtggggaagcagcagcaggggaGGTGGGCGGAGGCATAGAGACAGACCCAGAGGAATGGAGGGATGGACAGACTGGGTCTGAGAGCCAACAGAGCGCAGAGGAAGTGAAGGCTCTTCATGATGACGTTGAGGTTTTGAATGATGAGTTTGGACAGAGTTGCACATTAGAAGCAGGTGGGAGATCAGTGAGTGActcagagccacacacacagcagcaaccTTCTGATGGTGGGAATGGTCACAAGAGACCTGCTTCCTCCTCACAGCTGAACACAGCTGAACATaaag ATTCCCAGCAGCCTCCTGGCTGCCCTGACAGACAGCATGGCTCCAGGAATAACATGTCAAATCGAGAAGATGATGACGATGAGGACAAACCCCCGGGAGGAGAATCTGCTAAAGTCAAAAGCAG CCATGAGCTGGATGTGGAGGAGAGCCCAAATCTGACAGCTGAGGAAGCTTGGCGTGAACTGGGACTCAAACACAACCCTGAGcctgt GTTCGACAGTGTGTTCAGCTTTAAAGGCAGTGCTGGTCAGAAGCGTCAGAGGCGATGGTGTTCTAAAGGAGCCGTCCGCAGCATCAACAAACACAGCTGGTTCTCAGAGGCGTCTGGAGacaacacacagccacacatcaGCACCTCCCTCTCCAAG GTCAAAAACTTCCTTGAAAAGAAccggagagagacacagatgagTCCATGTGAGCAGGGTGAGGTGGGAGGAGGAAGCACACAGGAACCTGAGGATAAGCCTCCTCAAGAAGAagatcagaggaggaggaatacGTTAACTGAGGAAGGAAATGAAGAGGCTGTGGAAGAAGAGTTTCGGTCAAGTTTAGATTCACAGGCAGCCATCAACTCCACTACTGTGGCTGTGGAGggtgagagggggagggaggagcagCCCGGTAGACCGTTAACAGGTCTAGAAATTCCTGACTTTCTGGTGTCTGACGCACCTGAAGGCAACAATG agttgAATGTGAAACGTGGGAAGAAGCCAAAGGCTAAGAAGAGTAAGCGATGGAGGAAGCAGCAGGTCCCCGCAGAGATGGCAGCTGAACCCCAGCTGGCTAAATACTGGGCTCAACGCTACAGACTCTTCTCTCGCTTTGATGAAGGCATCAGGCTGGACCGAG agggCTGGTTCTCTGTGACACCGGAGAGGATCGCTGAGCACATCGCCCTCAGAGTGGAGCAGAGCTTCCCTGACTCTCAGCTGATCATCGACGCCTTCTGTGGTGTGGGAGGAAACGCCATCCAGTTCGCCCTCACTGGAAAGAgag TCCTGGCCATTGATATTGACCCGGTGCGGTTGGACTTGGCGCGGCACAATGCTACGGTTTACAACGTCACGGACCGAATTGACTTCCTGCAAGGGGACTTCCTTCAGCTGGCACCCCGTCTCCGTGGTGATGTGGTTTTCCTTTCACCACCATGGGGAGGGCCAGACTACCTAACTGCCGAGGTGTTTGACATCCAGACCATGATGCAGCCTGATGG ATTTCAGATCTTCTGTCTGGCCAAACTGATATCGGACAACATCGTGTACTTTCTGCCTCGCAATGCCGACGTGGATCAG ATTGCCTCTCTGGCTGGTTCAGGAGggaaggtggaggtggagcagAACTTCCTCAACAATAAGCTGAAGACCGTGACTGCTTACTTTGGCAGCTTGATAAACTCCGACAGCTTGTAA